The following are encoded in a window of Leptodactylus fuscus isolate aLepFus1 chromosome 9, aLepFus1.hap2, whole genome shotgun sequence genomic DNA:
- the UBA3 gene encoding NEDD8-activating enzyme E1 catalytic subunit isoform X1, with amino-acid sequence MADAVEPEKKRRRIEELSDKMAVDVGCGDIGDWEGRWNHVKKFLERSGPFTHPEFEPSNESLQFLLETCKILVVGAGGLGCELLKNLALSGFRQIHVIDMDTIDVSNLNRQFLFRPKDVGRPKAEVAAEFINTRIPDCCVTPHYKKIQDYDESFYRDFHIIVCGLDSIIARRWLNGMLMSLLNYEDGVLQQSSVIPLIDGGTEGFKGNARVIIPGMTACVECTLELYPPQINFPMCTIASMPRLPEHCIEYVRILQWPKEQPFGEGVALDGDDPEHIQWIFKNSLERAAQYNIRGVTYRLTQGVVKRIIPAVASTNAVIAAACATEVFKIATSAYTPLNNYLVFNDVDGLYTYTFEAERKENCPACSQLPQKIQFPSSAKLQEVLDYLINDTSLQMKSPAITATLDGKNKTLYLQTVASIEERTRPNLCKTLKELGLVDGQELAVADITTPQTVLFKLHFTT; translated from the exons ATGGCGGATGCTGTAGAGCC gGAGAAGAAAAGAAGGCGGATAGAAGAGCTGTCTGACAA AATGGCTGTGGATGTTGGGTGTGGGGACATTGGAGACTGGGAAGGTCGCTGGAACCATGTTAAGAAGTTCCTCGAGCGATCGGGACCTTTCACACACCCCGAGTTCGAGCCAAGCAACGAA TCTCTGCAGTTTCTCTTAGAGACCTGTAAAATACTGGTGGTTGGAGCTGGGGGCTTAGGGTGTGAACTTCTCAAAAATCTG GCCCTGTCAGGGTTTCGGCAGATACATGTCATCGATATGGACACCATAGACGTCTCTAATTTGAACAGACAGTTCTTGTTCCG GCCTAAAGATGTTGGAAGACCCAAAGCAGAGGTAGCGGCTGAATTCATAAATACTAGAATCCCCGACTGTTGTGTCACACC ACATTACAAGAAGATTCAAGATTACGATGAATCATTTTATAGAG acttccatattatagtgtgtggtctGGATTCCATTATCGCCAGGCGCTGGTTGAATGGGATGCTG ATGTCTCTGCTAAATTATGAAGATGGCGTGCTGCAGCAAAGTTCAGTAATTCCTTTAATCGATGGCGGTACAGAAGGCTTTAAAGGAAACGCCCGGGTGATTATACCAGGAATGACCGCCTGTGTGGAATGTACTCTAGAACTGTACCCACCGCAG ATTAATTTCCCCATGTGTACGATTGCGTCTATGCCCAGATTACCAGAGCACTGTATAGAATATGTCCGGATATTGCAATGGCCAAAGGAACAGCCATTTGGAG AGGGCGTAGCGCTGGATGGGGACGACCCCGAACATATTCAGTGGATTTTTAAAAATTCTTTGGAAAGGGCGGCACAATATAACATCAGAGGGGTAACGTACAGACTTACTCAGG GTGTTGTAAAAAGAATCATCCCGGCCGTCGCCTCTACCAATGCAGTAATAGCAG CCGCTTGTGCCACTGAAGTTTTCAAAATAGCCACCAG CGCGTATACTCCGCTGAATAATTACCTGGTGTTTAATGATGTGGATGGATTGTACACGTATACCTTCGAAGCAGAAAGGAAG GAAAATTGTCCAGCCTGCAGCCAACTGCCCCAGAAAATCCAGTTTCCCTCTTCTGCTAAACTGCAAGAGGTTTTGGACTACTTAATAAATGACACCTCATT ACAGATGAAGTCTCCTGCCATCACTGCAACTCTGGACGGAAAGAATAAGACCCTATATTTACAG acagtagcgtctatagaaGAACGAACTAGACCTAATCTCTGCAAGACTTTAAAAG AGCTCGGCCTCGTTGATGGACAGGAGCTGGCGGTCGCTGACATTACCACGCCGCAGACCGTGCTGTTCAAGCTTCATTTCACGACTTAA
- the UBA3 gene encoding NEDD8-activating enzyme E1 catalytic subunit isoform X2, whose amino-acid sequence MADAVEPMAVDVGCGDIGDWEGRWNHVKKFLERSGPFTHPEFEPSNESLQFLLETCKILVVGAGGLGCELLKNLALSGFRQIHVIDMDTIDVSNLNRQFLFRPKDVGRPKAEVAAEFINTRIPDCCVTPHYKKIQDYDESFYRDFHIIVCGLDSIIARRWLNGMLMSLLNYEDGVLQQSSVIPLIDGGTEGFKGNARVIIPGMTACVECTLELYPPQINFPMCTIASMPRLPEHCIEYVRILQWPKEQPFGEGVALDGDDPEHIQWIFKNSLERAAQYNIRGVTYRLTQGVVKRIIPAVASTNAVIAAACATEVFKIATSAYTPLNNYLVFNDVDGLYTYTFEAERKENCPACSQLPQKIQFPSSAKLQEVLDYLINDTSLQMKSPAITATLDGKNKTLYLQTVASIEERTRPNLCKTLKELGLVDGQELAVADITTPQTVLFKLHFTT is encoded by the exons ATGGCGGATGCTGTAGAGCC AATGGCTGTGGATGTTGGGTGTGGGGACATTGGAGACTGGGAAGGTCGCTGGAACCATGTTAAGAAGTTCCTCGAGCGATCGGGACCTTTCACACACCCCGAGTTCGAGCCAAGCAACGAA TCTCTGCAGTTTCTCTTAGAGACCTGTAAAATACTGGTGGTTGGAGCTGGGGGCTTAGGGTGTGAACTTCTCAAAAATCTG GCCCTGTCAGGGTTTCGGCAGATACATGTCATCGATATGGACACCATAGACGTCTCTAATTTGAACAGACAGTTCTTGTTCCG GCCTAAAGATGTTGGAAGACCCAAAGCAGAGGTAGCGGCTGAATTCATAAATACTAGAATCCCCGACTGTTGTGTCACACC ACATTACAAGAAGATTCAAGATTACGATGAATCATTTTATAGAG acttccatattatagtgtgtggtctGGATTCCATTATCGCCAGGCGCTGGTTGAATGGGATGCTG ATGTCTCTGCTAAATTATGAAGATGGCGTGCTGCAGCAAAGTTCAGTAATTCCTTTAATCGATGGCGGTACAGAAGGCTTTAAAGGAAACGCCCGGGTGATTATACCAGGAATGACCGCCTGTGTGGAATGTACTCTAGAACTGTACCCACCGCAG ATTAATTTCCCCATGTGTACGATTGCGTCTATGCCCAGATTACCAGAGCACTGTATAGAATATGTCCGGATATTGCAATGGCCAAAGGAACAGCCATTTGGAG AGGGCGTAGCGCTGGATGGGGACGACCCCGAACATATTCAGTGGATTTTTAAAAATTCTTTGGAAAGGGCGGCACAATATAACATCAGAGGGGTAACGTACAGACTTACTCAGG GTGTTGTAAAAAGAATCATCCCGGCCGTCGCCTCTACCAATGCAGTAATAGCAG CCGCTTGTGCCACTGAAGTTTTCAAAATAGCCACCAG CGCGTATACTCCGCTGAATAATTACCTGGTGTTTAATGATGTGGATGGATTGTACACGTATACCTTCGAAGCAGAAAGGAAG GAAAATTGTCCAGCCTGCAGCCAACTGCCCCAGAAAATCCAGTTTCCCTCTTCTGCTAAACTGCAAGAGGTTTTGGACTACTTAATAAATGACACCTCATT ACAGATGAAGTCTCCTGCCATCACTGCAACTCTGGACGGAAAGAATAAGACCCTATATTTACAG acagtagcgtctatagaaGAACGAACTAGACCTAATCTCTGCAAGACTTTAAAAG AGCTCGGCCTCGTTGATGGACAGGAGCTGGCGGTCGCTGACATTACCACGCCGCAGACCGTGCTGTTCAAGCTTCATTTCACGACTTAA
- the UBA3 gene encoding NEDD8-activating enzyme E1 catalytic subunit isoform X3 encodes MAVDVGCGDIGDWEGRWNHVKKFLERSGPFTHPEFEPSNESLQFLLETCKILVVGAGGLGCELLKNLALSGFRQIHVIDMDTIDVSNLNRQFLFRPKDVGRPKAEVAAEFINTRIPDCCVTPHYKKIQDYDESFYRDFHIIVCGLDSIIARRWLNGMLMSLLNYEDGVLQQSSVIPLIDGGTEGFKGNARVIIPGMTACVECTLELYPPQINFPMCTIASMPRLPEHCIEYVRILQWPKEQPFGEGVALDGDDPEHIQWIFKNSLERAAQYNIRGVTYRLTQGVVKRIIPAVASTNAVIAAACATEVFKIATSAYTPLNNYLVFNDVDGLYTYTFEAERKENCPACSQLPQKIQFPSSAKLQEVLDYLINDTSLQMKSPAITATLDGKNKTLYLQTVASIEERTRPNLCKTLKELGLVDGQELAVADITTPQTVLFKLHFTT; translated from the exons ATGGCTGTGGATGTTGGGTGTGGGGACATTGGAGACTGGGAAGGTCGCTGGAACCATGTTAAGAAGTTCCTCGAGCGATCGGGACCTTTCACACACCCCGAGTTCGAGCCAAGCAACGAA TCTCTGCAGTTTCTCTTAGAGACCTGTAAAATACTGGTGGTTGGAGCTGGGGGCTTAGGGTGTGAACTTCTCAAAAATCTG GCCCTGTCAGGGTTTCGGCAGATACATGTCATCGATATGGACACCATAGACGTCTCTAATTTGAACAGACAGTTCTTGTTCCG GCCTAAAGATGTTGGAAGACCCAAAGCAGAGGTAGCGGCTGAATTCATAAATACTAGAATCCCCGACTGTTGTGTCACACC ACATTACAAGAAGATTCAAGATTACGATGAATCATTTTATAGAG acttccatattatagtgtgtggtctGGATTCCATTATCGCCAGGCGCTGGTTGAATGGGATGCTG ATGTCTCTGCTAAATTATGAAGATGGCGTGCTGCAGCAAAGTTCAGTAATTCCTTTAATCGATGGCGGTACAGAAGGCTTTAAAGGAAACGCCCGGGTGATTATACCAGGAATGACCGCCTGTGTGGAATGTACTCTAGAACTGTACCCACCGCAG ATTAATTTCCCCATGTGTACGATTGCGTCTATGCCCAGATTACCAGAGCACTGTATAGAATATGTCCGGATATTGCAATGGCCAAAGGAACAGCCATTTGGAG AGGGCGTAGCGCTGGATGGGGACGACCCCGAACATATTCAGTGGATTTTTAAAAATTCTTTGGAAAGGGCGGCACAATATAACATCAGAGGGGTAACGTACAGACTTACTCAGG GTGTTGTAAAAAGAATCATCCCGGCCGTCGCCTCTACCAATGCAGTAATAGCAG CCGCTTGTGCCACTGAAGTTTTCAAAATAGCCACCAG CGCGTATACTCCGCTGAATAATTACCTGGTGTTTAATGATGTGGATGGATTGTACACGTATACCTTCGAAGCAGAAAGGAAG GAAAATTGTCCAGCCTGCAGCCAACTGCCCCAGAAAATCCAGTTTCCCTCTTCTGCTAAACTGCAAGAGGTTTTGGACTACTTAATAAATGACACCTCATT ACAGATGAAGTCTCCTGCCATCACTGCAACTCTGGACGGAAAGAATAAGACCCTATATTTACAG acagtagcgtctatagaaGAACGAACTAGACCTAATCTCTGCAAGACTTTAAAAG AGCTCGGCCTCGTTGATGGACAGGAGCTGGCGGTCGCTGACATTACCACGCCGCAGACCGTGCTGTTCAAGCTTCATTTCACGACTTAA
- the ARL6IP5 gene encoding PRA1 family protein 3, producing MRSITPRFAGSRNMDVQVAPLRAWDDFFPGSDRFGRPDFKDISKWNNRVVSNLLYYQTNYLALAAAVICLVGFLSPLNMILGATVVILVFLGFVWTSHNKDIVRKFKKQYPTLFVMSIMMSSYFVISMFGGVMVFVFGITFPLLLMFIHASLRLRNMKNKLENKIEGVGLKKTPMGIVLDALEQQEENFAKIADYISKVKE from the exons ATGCGCAGTATCACTCCAAGGTTTGCAGGCAGCAGGAACATGGACGTCCAGGTAGCACCGCTGCGGGCCTGGGATGATTTCTTCCCAGGCTCTGATCGCTTCGGCCGACCGGACTTCAAAGACATCTCGAAATGGAACAACAGAGTCGTAAGCAATCTGCTGTACTACCAGACCAACTACCTGGCCCTGGCCGCGGCCGTCATCTGTCTGGTGGG GTTTTTGAGTCCATTAAACATGATCCTCGGCGCCACGGTCGTCATCTTGGTCTTCCTGGGATTTGTGTGGACGTCACACAACAAGGACATAGTCCGTAAATTTAAGAAGCAGTACCCCACTCTGTTCGTCATGTCCATCATGATGTCCAGCTACTTTGTCATCTCCATGTTCGGAGGAGTGATGGTGTTTGTTTTTGGGATAACGTTCCCCCTTTTGT TGATGTTCATCCACGCGTCTCTGAGACTCCGCAACATGAAGAACAAGCTGGAGAACAAGATTGAAGGTGTCGGCTTGAAGAAGACTCCGATGGGGATTGTACTGGACGCCCTTGAACAGCAGGaggaaaattttgcaaaaatagcTGACTACATAAGCAAAGTGAAGGAATGA